In Chryseobacterium lactis, a single genomic region encodes these proteins:
- a CDS encoding LNS2 domain-containing protein: MELEYIEHLSPILKDGVKNYLIDIDGTITDDVPNEEPERMVTCEPYPDALETINKWYDEGHQICFFTSRTENLKQITIDWLDKHGFKYHSVLCGKPRGGNYHWIDNHLVRATRYKGRFTDLVEKQVTIEVFKEDGE, translated from the coding sequence ATGGAATTAGAATACATTGAACATTTGAGTCCTATTCTTAAGGATGGAGTAAAAAATTACTTAATAGACATTGACGGAACCATTACAGACGATGTTCCCAATGAAGAACCGGAAAGAATGGTTACCTGTGAGCCTTATCCCGACGCATTGGAAACCATCAACAAATGGTATGATGAAGGACATCAGATCTGTTTTTTCACTTCAAGAACTGAAAATCTGAAGCAAATCACCATCGACTGGCTGGATAAACATGGTTTTAAATACCATAGCGTACTCTGCGGAAAACCGAGAGGCGGAAATTACCACTGGATAGATAACCACCTGGTAAGAGCTACAAGATATAAAGGCAGATTTACAGATTTGGTAGAAAAGCAAGTAACGATCGAAGTCTTTAAGGAAGACGGAGAATAA
- a CDS encoding NAD(P)H-hydrate dehydratase: MKIFTAEQIRAWDQFTISHEPVPSIQLMERASIAVAHWISENCKYHRKAVVFCGNGNNGGDGIAVARMLYQKGFDVDVFVNNLKEKFSHDALVNLKRLRDISGISIKKFSDIDDYNFDDKTMIVDALFGTGLSRSLEGEYKEVVNQLNAKKNIKISIDVPSGLPTDKIIENKDCVFNADYTLSFQSWKRTFLHPEAGEYTGKVFILDIDLSKEYAESVAAEYNVIDDHLIDSIFQPRKEFSHKGTYGKVMMIAGSYGKVGAAVLATKSALKTGAGLTFTLAPECGYEILQTSCPEAMFFAGGKEHIENFDVDENMTCGIGPGLGTHPQTEKSFLNFLKGYNTPLILDADALNMISKDSKNLKFIPEKSILTPHPKEFERLFGKTDNSFDRLELAREKAKELHVYIVLKDHHTQIINPKGEVYYNITGNAGLAKGGSGDILTGILTSLLAQGYSEEDTCILGVWLHGKAADFASEKYSKESMLPTDVINELGSVFKELNKRTEKDL, translated from the coding sequence ATGAAAATTTTTACCGCAGAACAAATACGTGCATGGGATCAGTTTACCATTTCTCATGAACCTGTCCCTTCCATTCAGTTGATGGAAAGAGCCTCGATAGCTGTAGCCCACTGGATCTCTGAAAATTGCAAATATCATAGAAAAGCCGTTGTTTTTTGCGGTAACGGAAACAATGGTGGTGATGGTATTGCTGTTGCAAGGATGTTGTATCAAAAAGGGTTTGATGTAGATGTTTTTGTGAATAATCTAAAAGAGAAGTTTTCACATGATGCCTTGGTAAATCTTAAAAGGCTTCGTGATATTTCGGGGATTTCTATTAAAAAGTTCAGTGATATTGATGATTATAATTTTGATGATAAAACAATGATTGTTGACGCCCTTTTTGGAACGGGATTGTCAAGATCCTTGGAAGGTGAGTATAAAGAAGTAGTCAATCAACTCAATGCAAAAAAGAATATAAAAATATCCATAGACGTTCCTTCGGGTTTGCCAACGGATAAGATAATTGAAAATAAAGACTGTGTTTTCAACGCTGATTATACTTTAAGTTTTCAATCCTGGAAACGAACCTTTCTTCATCCCGAAGCTGGAGAATATACTGGAAAAGTCTTTATTCTCGATATAGATTTAAGTAAAGAATACGCTGAATCAGTTGCGGCAGAATATAATGTGATTGATGATCATCTCATCGATTCTATTTTTCAACCCAGAAAAGAGTTTTCACATAAAGGAACTTATGGTAAAGTGATGATGATTGCCGGAAGTTATGGAAAGGTAGGTGCTGCTGTATTAGCTACGAAATCAGCTTTAAAGACCGGAGCGGGATTAACTTTTACACTGGCTCCGGAATGTGGCTACGAAATATTGCAAACTTCCTGCCCGGAAGCTATGTTTTTCGCAGGTGGAAAGGAACATATAGAGAATTTCGATGTTGACGAAAATATGACGTGTGGAATCGGTCCCGGACTTGGAACTCACCCTCAAACTGAAAAGAGTTTTTTGAATTTCCTGAAAGGATATAATACTCCGTTGATTTTAGATGCAGATGCACTCAATATGATTTCCAAAGATTCGAAAAACCTTAAGTTCATTCCTGAAAAATCAATTCTGACTCCCCATCCGAAAGAGTTCGAAAGACTTTTTGGAAAAACTGATAATTCTTTTGATAGATTGGAACTGGCAAGAGAAAAGGCAAAAGAACTGCATGTTTATATTGTATTAAAAGATCATCATACCCAAATCATTAATCCGAAAGGAGAGGTATATTACAATATCACAGGAAATGCCGGCCTGGCCAAAGGAGGAAGTGGAGATATTCTTACAGGAATCCTGACGTCATTATTGGCGCAAGGATATTCCGAAGAAGATACCTGTATTCTGGGAGTTTGGCTGCATGGGAAAGCTGCTGATTTTGCTTCAGAGAAATACTCAAAAGAATCGATGCTCCCCACAGATGTGATCAATGAGTTGGGAAGTGTTTTTAAAGAACTTAACAAAAGAACAGAGAAAGATTTATAA
- the lgt gene encoding prolipoprotein diacylglyceryl transferase: METPFKIWDPSKGIQLGPVTLHFYSLMFVFAFGFGYVLMTRIFKIDNVNQKYLEPLFTWTLIGTILGARLGHVIFYQPELFKEDFWSVFLPISTKNGLKFTGFSGLASHGATIALIFTTLYYSFKIIKKNPFWVYDRLGIVVALGGAFVRMGNFFNSEIVGKPADPNSPFALLFPQQSSEYGITVPRYPSQLFEAVGYVALFVLLWILYRKTDKKYQQGWLFGLFFIILWAIRFFVEFLKEPQGDEFIQIGSLNTGQVLSIPFMIAGVVIMVISKKFKITQAENEKPE, from the coding sequence CTGGAAACTCCTTTTAAAATATGGGATCCTTCCAAAGGTATTCAGCTGGGACCGGTTACGTTGCATTTTTATAGTTTGATGTTTGTATTTGCATTTGGTTTCGGATATGTCCTGATGACCAGAATATTTAAAATTGATAATGTAAACCAAAAATACCTGGAGCCTCTTTTTACCTGGACATTAATAGGTACCATCCTTGGAGCCAGATTAGGACACGTTATTTTTTATCAACCGGAATTATTTAAAGAAGATTTCTGGAGTGTATTTCTTCCGATCAGTACTAAAAACGGATTAAAGTTCACAGGATTCTCGGGCTTAGCCAGCCATGGTGCTACAATCGCCTTGATTTTCACCACGCTTTATTATTCATTTAAAATTATCAAAAAGAATCCTTTCTGGGTCTATGACCGATTAGGAATTGTGGTAGCTTTGGGTGGAGCATTTGTAAGAATGGGTAATTTCTTCAATTCTGAGATTGTAGGAAAACCAGCCGATCCAAACTCTCCTTTTGCATTACTTTTTCCTCAGCAAAGCAGCGAATATGGGATCACCGTTCCTCGTTATCCAAGCCAGTTATTTGAAGCTGTAGGATATGTTGCTCTTTTTGTTTTATTATGGATTTTATATAGAAAAACGGATAAAAAATATCAGCAAGGCTGGTTATTCGGATTGTTCTTTATTATCCTTTGGGCCATCAGATTCTTTGTAGAATTCCTGAAGGAACCTCAAGGTGACGAATTTATCCAGATAGGAAGCTTAAATACCGGACAGGTACTTTCTATTCCGTTCATGATTGCCGGAGTTGTGATCATGGTGATTTCTAAGAAATTTAAAATTACTCAGGCAGAAAACGAAAAGCCGGAATAA
- the idi gene encoding isopentenyl-diphosphate Delta-isomerase produces MEEFVVLVNPEDKVLGLMEKQQAHINGLLHRAFSVFLFNSKGEMLLQKRASGKYHSPSQWTNAVCSHPREGETYLAGAQRRLQEELGIETELSEKFNFIYKADVGGGLWEHELDHVFVGNHESDFNLNKDEVEEVRFISPEDLDKEIAESPENFTEWFKIILEEYKHHF; encoded by the coding sequence ATGGAAGAATTTGTAGTTTTAGTAAATCCTGAAGATAAAGTTTTGGGTCTGATGGAGAAACAGCAGGCTCACATCAATGGCCTTTTGCACCGTGCTTTTTCAGTATTCCTCTTCAACAGCAAAGGCGAAATGCTTCTTCAGAAAAGAGCTTCAGGAAAATACCATTCTCCCAGTCAATGGACCAATGCAGTATGCTCCCATCCCAGAGAAGGAGAAACTTATCTTGCCGGAGCACAACGCAGGTTGCAGGAGGAATTGGGAATAGAGACCGAACTTTCAGAAAAATTCAATTTTATCTACAAAGCAGATGTTGGCGGTGGTTTATGGGAACATGAACTGGACCATGTATTTGTAGGAAATCATGAATCGGATTTTAATCTAAATAAAGATGAAGTGGAAGAAGTAAGATTTATTTCTCCAGAAGATCTCGACAAAGAAATTGCAGAATCTCCTGAAAATTTTACAGAATGGTTCAAAATCATTCTTGAAGAATATAAACACCATTTTTAG
- a CDS encoding D-2-hydroxyacid dehydrogenase: protein MKVLANDGLDQSGIDALQEKGFEVITTKVPQEFLVEYINEHKIRTLLVRSATQVRKDIIDGCPSIEIIGRGGVGMDNIDVDYAREKGIHVINTPSASSESVAELVFAHLFSGARFLQDSNRKMPLVGDTEFAGLKKAYAAGIELRGKTIGIIGMGRIGQEVARIALGLGMRVVAADNNVGRASIKVKFYNNQFINVDIETESLQDVLKHSDFITLHVPAQKEGYMIGKNEFEMMKDGVAVVNCSRGGVIDETALIEALDSGKLRFAGLDVFINEPTPSKEILNHSKISLTPHTGASTLEAQDRIGLSLAEQISSILQIH from the coding sequence ATGAAAGTTTTAGCAAACGACGGCCTGGATCAATCTGGAATTGATGCATTACAAGAAAAAGGCTTTGAAGTCATTACGACAAAAGTTCCACAGGAGTTTTTGGTGGAATATATTAACGAGCACAAGATCCGTACTTTACTGGTAAGAAGTGCTACGCAGGTAAGAAAAGATATTATTGACGGATGCCCGTCCATCGAAATCATCGGTAGAGGTGGAGTCGGAATGGATAATATTGATGTAGATTATGCAAGAGAAAAAGGAATCCATGTGATCAATACACCTTCTGCGTCTTCGGAATCGGTGGCCGAGCTTGTTTTTGCTCATTTGTTTTCAGGAGCCAGATTCCTTCAGGATTCCAATAGAAAGATGCCTTTGGTAGGTGATACAGAGTTTGCCGGACTTAAAAAAGCGTATGCTGCAGGTATCGAATTAAGAGGAAAGACCATTGGAATTATCGGTATGGGAAGAATAGGACAGGAGGTAGCAAGAATCGCTCTTGGACTTGGAATGAGAGTAGTTGCAGCTGATAACAATGTGGGAAGAGCCAGTATCAAAGTGAAATTCTATAACAACCAGTTTATCAATGTTGATATAGAAACAGAATCATTACAGGATGTTTTAAAGCACTCAGATTTTATCACATTACACGTTCCCGCTCAGAAGGAAGGCTATATGATTGGTAAAAATGAATTTGAAATGATGAAGGACGGCGTCGCTGTTGTCAACTGTTCCCGTGGAGGTGTGATTGATGAAACAGCTTTAATTGAAGCCCTTGATTCCGGAAAGCTAAGATTTGCAGGCTTGGATGTTTTCATCAACGAACCTACACCATCCAAAGAAATTTTAAACCACTCTAAAATCTCTCTGACTCCTCATACAGGAGCTTCTACCCTTGAAGCCCAGGATAGAATAGGTCTTTCTCTGGCAGAGCAGATTTCAAGTATTTTACAAATTCACTAA
- the yidD gene encoding membrane protein insertion efficiency factor YidD — MKLTFNKIITFPLVILIKFYQWFISPLLPKNCRYQPTCSHYMIEALQVHGIFKGFWMGSRRILRCHPWGGSGYDPVPPKHKNQ; from the coding sequence TTGAAACTTACATTCAATAAAATCATCACATTTCCGTTGGTAATTTTGATAAAATTTTACCAGTGGTTTATTTCGCCCCTACTTCCCAAAAATTGCCGTTACCAACCCACCTGCTCGCATTATATGATCGAAGCATTACAGGTTCATGGTATATTTAAAGGATTCTGGATGGGTTCCCGAAGAATACTGAGGTGCCATCCCTGGGGAGGAAGCGGCTACGATCCCGTTCCACCAAAACACAAAAATCAATAA
- a CDS encoding DUF2339 domain-containing protein yields the protein MNEFLAVILIVVIIIIFNNLNNKIRKLEKEISDLHSKIGSPSLQNDEVIKETPDEKIQPQPTPVTYREEVSPNHEKLPPPPQKDWLGPVFDFLKQNILTIVGIFTLVLGIGYFVKYAIDKNWIGETARAGIGFFIGATIILIGHFLRKNYTTFASIITGGGIAVLYFTATIAFREYHLFTQNTAFLITILITAISIILSYYYKSEILIIFSLIGGFSAPLMISTGQSNYLFLFIYLTLLNIGMLAVTFLKHWKSVGWTAYVFTTLYLLFWTSEKPELLSIVFYIISYIIFYIFALYDYIKKNVLSTWDILMLALINFTSIIGLVYTFDELKYEPATIFPIGFALINTILLFREYRKKNAGTSFSVFAGITVSLITIAVALQFKTHLITSVWAIEATLLLFIWKKTGHKIFKTCFHILFPLVIIAQMITWTEYFNAKNLSIILNPVFLTSLVTVFSAIVNLYLLKDVQKDTSANDNSFFEDLITVASYGIIYTALLLEIIYHIQNMHWAAITSVALLFSMYYIFILLLFRKVLHINIGLQIVLIYLFLFLLIINVSITTSSVVTSILTKNLGSSFYLLHLLQWIPFIYIGFKIIPSSDFHKNKISYWALSLALITSVSCELHHAYVLTASRDFAHSFEIKKHFNILYLPIIWTILASILIYTGLKKNIQEYNKIGFALVGIMVLKLYGYDVWQMDNISRISAFIVLGVILLLSSFTFQRLKNIIKNMVDKKDKNEEPTSL from the coding sequence ATGAATGAGTTTCTGGCTGTCATATTAATTGTAGTAATCATTATCATTTTCAACAATCTGAATAACAAAATCAGAAAACTTGAAAAAGAGATATCGGATCTCCATTCTAAAATAGGTAGTCCGTCATTACAGAATGATGAAGTGATAAAAGAAACTCCAGATGAGAAAATTCAGCCACAACCTACACCGGTAACGTACAGGGAAGAAGTAAGTCCAAATCATGAAAAGCTTCCGCCACCGCCTCAAAAAGATTGGCTGGGTCCTGTATTTGACTTTTTAAAACAGAATATTCTTACGATCGTTGGAATCTTCACCCTTGTTCTGGGAATAGGTTATTTTGTAAAATATGCCATTGATAAAAACTGGATTGGCGAAACTGCAAGGGCAGGAATAGGCTTTTTCATCGGAGCCACCATTATCCTGATCGGACATTTCCTAAGAAAAAATTACACAACTTTTGCCTCCATTATCACAGGCGGAGGAATCGCTGTTTTGTATTTTACCGCAACAATTGCCTTCCGGGAATACCACCTTTTCACCCAGAATACGGCTTTCCTCATAACTATTCTTATCACCGCCATCTCCATCATTCTCTCCTATTATTATAAAAGTGAAATATTAATTATTTTCTCATTAATAGGTGGCTTCTCAGCACCTTTAATGATCAGTACAGGGCAAAGTAATTATCTTTTCCTTTTTATTTATCTTACTCTTCTTAATATTGGGATGCTAGCTGTAACCTTCTTAAAACACTGGAAAAGCGTTGGATGGACGGCCTATGTATTTACCACTCTTTACCTTCTTTTCTGGACTTCTGAAAAACCGGAACTTCTGAGTATTGTTTTTTATATCATCAGTTATATTATTTTTTACATTTTTGCGCTGTATGATTATATCAAAAAGAATGTACTTTCCACATGGGATATTTTAATGCTTGCTTTAATTAATTTTACAAGTATTATAGGTCTGGTTTATACTTTTGATGAGTTGAAATACGAGCCTGCTACTATTTTCCCGATCGGTTTCGCACTGATTAATACTATACTTTTATTCAGAGAATATAGAAAAAAAAACGCAGGAACTTCATTTTCTGTGTTCGCAGGAATCACCGTCAGCCTTATTACCATCGCTGTTGCCTTACAGTTTAAAACACATTTGATTACCAGCGTTTGGGCAATAGAAGCTACTCTACTTCTCTTTATCTGGAAAAAGACCGGGCATAAAATCTTCAAAACATGCTTTCATATCCTTTTCCCGTTAGTAATTATTGCCCAGATGATTACCTGGACTGAATATTTCAATGCTAAAAACCTCAGCATTATACTCAATCCGGTATTTTTAACAAGTTTAGTTACTGTTTTCTCTGCAATCGTTAATTTATATTTATTAAAAGACGTTCAGAAAGACACCTCAGCAAACGACAATAGCTTTTTTGAAGATCTCATTACGGTTGCCAGCTATGGAATTATTTACACAGCATTGCTCCTGGAAATCATTTACCATATTCAAAACATGCATTGGGCTGCCATTACCAGTGTAGCATTACTTTTCAGCATGTACTATATTTTTATATTATTGCTTTTCCGAAAAGTATTACATATCAACATCGGCTTACAAATAGTATTGATCTACTTGTTTCTATTTCTTTTGATCATAAACGTATCCATCACCACTTCATCAGTTGTGACCAGCATTTTAACAAAAAATTTGGGATCTTCATTCTATCTGCTACACCTGCTTCAGTGGATACCTTTTATATATATAGGATTTAAAATAATTCCTTCTTCAGATTTTCATAAAAACAAAATTTCTTACTGGGCCTTATCCCTGGCATTGATCACCTCTGTAAGTTGTGAACTGCATCACGCCTATGTTCTGACCGCTTCCCGTGATTTCGCTCATTCTTTCGAAATAAAAAAACATTTCAATATTCTTTATTTACCTATTATATGGACTATTCTGGCCAGCATCCTCATTTATACAGGTTTAAAAAAGAATATCCAGGAATATAATAAAATTGGATTTGCTCTGGTTGGTATTATGGTTTTAAAACTTTATGGATATGATGTCTGGCAGATGGACAATATCTCAAGGATCAGTGCCTTTATCGTATTGGGAGTTATATTATTATTAAGCTCATTCACCTTCCAACGACTTAAGAATATCATTAAAAATATGGTTGACAAAAAGGATAAAAATGAAGAACCTACAAGCTTATAA
- a CDS encoding peptide-N-glycosidase F-related protein, translated as MKKLLILGISAYVFAGILSCKGVDNTIPVVEQPVMTEGTVNVKTFNKVMNAFGDGLSQSAEGTFTLPTDIANVKTIKMFIKNDCPNKTCDEWDRYANVYVKNKSTGEWYEIGRFITPYWVGTEKMPRGLEIDVTDFKSLLTGKTELKIYTETWLAKGREYSLDFDFIYGTPDYKYSAVIPVIQYNKSSNEGIPYGKTHSLNLKKNIQLPANTQKAYLRTIISGWGQATPSDAGGRTCAEWCFRTHNIAINNVNTFPHQLAPLGCANNPIDNQAPGNWKPDRAGWCPGMIVPTRIDILNNALIPNKFSYEYKLQDWTNNGSNGNAFYAISTFVIAKSNTPINAPVVTD; from the coding sequence ATGAAAAAACTACTTATTTTGGGAATATCTGCATATGTTTTTGCAGGTATATTGTCTTGTAAAGGTGTTGATAACACTATTCCGGTCGTTGAACAACCTGTCATGACAGAAGGAACGGTAAATGTAAAAACATTCAATAAAGTAATGAATGCATTTGGAGATGGATTGTCTCAAAGTGCAGAAGGAACATTTACACTTCCTACAGACATTGCCAACGTAAAAACGATTAAAATGTTTATTAAAAATGATTGTCCTAATAAAACATGTGATGAATGGGATCGTTACGCAAATGTATATGTAAAAAACAAGAGCACTGGTGAATGGTACGAAATCGGCCGTTTTATTACGCCTTACTGGGTAGGGACAGAGAAGATGCCACGTGGATTAGAAATTGATGTTACGGACTTTAAATCTCTTCTGACTGGAAAGACTGAATTAAAAATTTATACTGAAACGTGGCTAGCTAAAGGAAGAGAATATAGTTTAGATTTCGATTTTATTTATGGTACTCCTGATTACAAATATTCAGCAGTGATTCCTGTCATTCAATACAACAAATCTTCTAATGAAGGCATCCCATATGGTAAAACTCACAGTCTGAATCTTAAAAAAAATATCCAACTCCCTGCTAACACACAAAAAGCTTATCTGAGAACTATTATATCAGGTTGGGGACAGGCTACTCCCAGTGACGCAGGAGGAAGAACATGTGCAGAATGGTGTTTCAGAACCCACAATATTGCAATCAATAATGTAAACACATTTCCCCATCAGCTGGCTCCTTTAGGATGTGCTAATAATCCAATCGATAATCAGGCTCCGGGAAACTGGAAACCGGATAGAGCCGGATGGTGCCCGGGAATGATAGTACCCACTCGAATTGACATTCTAAACAACGCCTTGATTCCAAACAAATTCAGTTATGAATACAAATTACAGGACTGGACCAATAACGGATCTAATGGTAATGCATTTTATGCGATCTCTACTTTTGTAATTGCAAAAAGCAATACTCCCATAAATGCTCCAGTTGTTACCGATTAA
- a CDS encoding replication-associated recombination protein A — MNQNIPLAEKLRPKTLDEVLGQEHLTGEKGTIRKMIENDSLNSLILWGPPGTGKTTLAEIISEKSGRKFYKLSAVSSGVKDVRDVIDDAKKQNLFSGKSPILFIDEIHRFNKSQQDSLLHAVEKGWIVLIGATTENPSFEVVSALLSRSQVYILKALSYEKLEELIDTASERYNKDEGTDFSILEKEAFIQYSGGDARKLINSVELVLNQYKNSSTKEIINSDVLEVLQETMALYDKNGEQHYDIISAFIKSMRGGDPNGAVYWLARMIAGGEDIKFIARRMLILAAEDIGLANPNALVIANNCFQAVNVIGNPESRIILSETAVYLAVSPKSNSTYMAINEALALVKRTGNLPVPLHLRNAPTKLMKDLDYGKEYKYAHSYEGNFVEQDFLPAEIKDTKLYEPGSNATEKKIHEELKKKWGNKY; from the coding sequence TTGAATCAAAATATTCCATTAGCTGAAAAACTGAGACCCAAAACCCTGGACGAAGTGCTGGGGCAGGAACATCTGACCGGTGAAAAGGGGACGATCAGGAAAATGATCGAAAATGATAGCCTCAATTCATTGATTTTGTGGGGACCGCCGGGAACAGGAAAAACTACATTGGCGGAAATTATTTCTGAAAAATCCGGAAGGAAATTTTATAAGCTTTCCGCGGTTTCCTCGGGAGTAAAAGATGTTCGTGATGTAATTGACGATGCCAAAAAGCAAAATTTGTTTTCCGGGAAATCACCCATTTTATTTATTGATGAGATCCACCGTTTCAATAAATCTCAGCAGGATTCTTTGTTACATGCCGTAGAAAAAGGCTGGATTGTTCTGATAGGTGCTACCACGGAAAATCCAAGTTTTGAGGTGGTTTCTGCCTTGTTGTCAAGAAGTCAGGTTTATATTTTAAAAGCATTGAGCTATGAAAAACTGGAAGAACTTATTGATACAGCTTCGGAAAGATATAACAAGGATGAAGGAACTGATTTTTCAATCCTGGAAAAGGAAGCCTTTATTCAATATTCGGGTGGAGATGCCAGAAAACTGATTAATTCCGTTGAATTGGTTTTAAATCAATATAAAAATTCAAGCACCAAAGAAATTATCAATTCTGATGTCCTTGAGGTGCTTCAGGAGACGATGGCACTCTATGATAAAAACGGAGAACAGCATTATGATATTATTTCAGCCTTTATCAAATCAATGCGGGGTGGAGATCCTAACGGAGCTGTATACTGGCTGGCCCGAATGATTGCCGGGGGAGAAGATATCAAATTTATTGCAAGAAGGATGCTGATTCTGGCTGCTGAAGATATCGGTTTGGCAAATCCCAATGCATTGGTTATTGCCAATAATTGTTTTCAGGCGGTCAACGTGATCGGGAATCCTGAATCAAGGATTATTTTAAGTGAAACGGCAGTATATCTGGCAGTCTCTCCTAAGAGTAATTCTACCTACATGGCAATTAATGAGGCGTTGGCGCTTGTGAAGAGAACCGGGAATCTTCCTGTGCCGCTCCATCTTAGAAATGCTCCTACAAAACTGATGAAGGATCTGGATTATGGCAAAGAATACAAATATGCCCATTCTTATGAAGGTAATTTCGTAGAGCAGGATTTTCTGCCCGCAGAAATTAAAGATACAAAATTGTATGAACCGGGAAGCAATGCTACAGAAAAGAAAATTCATGAGGAGCTTAAGAAAAAGTGGGGAAATAAATATTAA
- the mscL gene encoding large conductance mechanosensitive channel protein MscL, translating to MGFVKEFKEFAFKGNVLDLAVGVIIGAAFGKIVTSLVEDVVTPLLLNPALKAAGAENIAKLNWNGVAYGNFLSAVISFLCIAMVLFWIIKGANKISKKDAPAPAGPTEDQKLLTEIRDLLKSKNNI from the coding sequence ATGGGATTTGTTAAAGAATTTAAAGAGTTTGCTTTTAAAGGCAATGTACTTGATCTGGCTGTCGGTGTTATCATTGGAGCAGCATTCGGTAAAATTGTAACATCATTGGTAGAAGATGTTGTAACTCCATTGCTATTAAATCCGGCATTGAAAGCTGCAGGCGCTGAAAATATCGCTAAACTTAATTGGAATGGTGTTGCCTATGGAAACTTCCTTTCTGCAGTAATCAGCTTTTTGTGTATCGCTATGGTTCTTTTCTGGATCATTAAAGGTGCAAACAAAATCAGCAAGAAAGATGCTCCGGCTCCTGCAGGTCCAACAGAAGATCAGAAGTTACTGACTGAGATCAGAGATCTTTTGAAAAGCAAAAACAATATATAA